One Leopardus geoffroyi isolate Oge1 chromosome C1, O.geoffroyi_Oge1_pat1.0, whole genome shotgun sequence DNA segment encodes these proteins:
- the UTS2 gene encoding urotensin-2, whose protein sequence is MHKLVSCLLFIGCLQPLFSLPVPDSREEALKLSAPDGDARSTLDELERVNLLQMPEMSGAERGDSLRKAGLGTGTANPRGGMRQFQAFFGQDPNIFLSHLLARIRKQYKKRGSPSECFWKYCV, encoded by the exons ATGCACAAGCTGGTTTCTTGTCTGCTTTTCATAGGATGCTTAcaacctctcttctctctgcccgtccctgaCTCCAGGGAAGAGGCTCTGAAGCTCTCAG CACCTGACGGAGACGCAAGATCAACCTTGGATGAACTGGAAAGAGTGAACCTCCTGCAAATGCCGGAGatgtcaggggcagagagaggcgacAGTCTTAGGAAAGCAG gtcTCGGTACTGGCACTGCTAACCCGCGAGGAGGTATGAGACAG TTTCAAGCTTTCTTTGGACAAGACCCTAACATTTTCCTGAGTCATCTTTTGGCCAGAATCAGGAAACAATATAAGAAACGTGGATCTCCTTCTGAATGCTTCTGGAAATACTGTGTCTGA